In Rhododendron vialii isolate Sample 1 chromosome 9a, ASM3025357v1, the following are encoded in one genomic region:
- the LOC131301012 gene encoding anthocyanidin 3-O-galactosyltransferase 3GT1-like: MTSSMSNERHVAVLPFPFTSHPGCLLGLVRHLAAKAPDVTFSFFSTPKSIETLFSPAKKVPGNVKPYVAPDGVPEGHVLSGNPEEPVRLYLAAAEEGESLKGVLKAAEAETGRRIGCVMSDAFMWFAGRLAEEMGVPWVPLMTTDARCLSAHFYTDLIRETVGIHDIAGRENEVVKFIPGFSELRLGDLPKEILFGNLESPFAIMLQKMGQALTKATAVAVNSFEELDPEIHQDLNSKFKMFLHVGPINSLSSSSKPSSSYSDDYGCIPWLDNRKPASVAYIGFGTIVTPPPVDIAALAEALEATGTPFLWSLKVDLQEFFPKGFVERTTKLGKIVSWAPQEQVLAHSSVGVHVTHCGSNSVFESIVAGVPLIGRPFFANQYLNAWMVESVWKIGVRVEGGVFTKSATMSAFELVLSHEKGKELREQIGKFKELILKAVGPEGSSTQNINTLLEVVTGYGL; this comes from the exons ATGACTAGTAGTATGTCAAATGAGCGACACGTGGCCGTCTTGCCATTCCCGTTCACCAGCCACCCCGGCTGCCTCCTCGGCCTCGTACGCCACCTCGCCGCCAAAGCCCCAGACGTCACCTTCTCCTTCTTCAGCACACCTAAATCCATCGAAACCCTGTTCTCGCCAGCTAAAAAGGTGCCCGGCAACGTAAAGCCGTACGTGGCGCCGGACGGGGTGCCGGAGGGACACGTGCTCTCCGGAAACCCGGAGGAGCCGGTTAGGTTGTACctggcggcggcggaggagggGGAGAGCCTCAAGGGAGTTTTGAAGGCGGCTGAGGCGGAGACAGGGCGGAGGATCGGGTGCGTCATGTCGGATGCGTTTATGTGGTTTGCCGGCCGTTTGGCGGAGGAGATGGGGGTTCCGTGGGTTCCGTTAATGACGACGGATGCTAGGTGTCTCTCGGCTCATTTTTACACTGACCTGATAAGGGAAACTGTTGGAATCCATG ACATTGCTGGACGGGAAAACGAGGTCGTGAAATTCATCCCAGGATTTTCGGAGCTACGCCTCGGGGACTTGCCCAAGGAAATCCTGTTTGGAAACTTGGAATCTCCATTCGCAATCATGCTACAAAAAATGGGCCAGGCTCTAACCAAAGCAACTGCAGTTGCTGTCAACTCCTTTGAAGAACTGGATCCTGAAATCCACCAAGATCTCAACTCCAAGTTTAAAATGTTCCTCCATGTGGGACCGATCAATTCATTATCATCGTCGTCAAAGCCGTCCTCCTCGTACTCAGATGACTACGGATGCATTCCGTGGTTGGACAACCGCAAACCCGCCTCCGTCGCCTATATCGGCTTTGGAACAATAGTTACACCGCCACCGGTTGAT attgCGGCATTGGCTGAAGCACTAGAAGCTACCGGCACTCCATTTCTCTGGTCTCTCAAAGTTGACTTGCAAGAGTTTTTTCCGAAAGGATTCGTGGAGAGAACTACCAAGCTAGGAAAGATCGTTTCGTGGGCACCTCAAGAGCAAGTTCTGGCACACAGTTCAGTAGGAGTACATGTAACTCACTGCGGGTCCAACTCGGTATTTGAGAGCATTGTGGCAGGTGTGCCACTAATTGGGAGGCCATTCTTCGCGAATCAATACCTAAATGCGTGGATGGTGGAAAGCGTGTGGAAAATTGGTGTGAGGGTGGAGGGTGGAGTTTTTACCAAAAGTGCCACAATGTCTGCCTTTGAACTGGTTTTGTCTCATGAAAAGGGGAAGGAATTGAGGGAGCAAATTGGGAAGTTCAAAGAGCTTATTCTGAAGGCTGTTGGACCAGAAGGGAGCTCAACTCAGAATATCAATACCTTGTTGGAGGTAGTGACAGGGTACGGTCTTTAG